One Streptomyces lincolnensis genomic region harbors:
- a CDS encoding L,D-transpeptidase family protein produces MRSTGMGRAFTALLALTAVAVCGCTVEATDQDGKPQGPIRIEVPQRGTPPADDDPEPSGPSRTPPATRAAPAVLWSRGDTGRDVRELQARLRQVAWLFDGPTGTYDDLTERAVRGFQGKRGLPRTGRTDTVTWQRLLRMTQEPGRWDLYLMGGQPADDPDPRCLTGRALCISKTSRTLRWMIDGRTVTTVPVRFGSQYTPTREGVFSVYWKSRHHVSTLYDSPMPYALFFSGGQAVHYSSDFAARGYAGASHGCVNVRDEAAIADLFAQVRNGDKVVVHW; encoded by the coding sequence ATGCGTAGTACGGGCATGGGGAGAGCGTTCACCGCACTGCTGGCGCTGACGGCGGTCGCCGTCTGCGGCTGCACGGTCGAGGCCACCGACCAGGACGGGAAACCGCAGGGCCCCATCCGCATAGAGGTGCCGCAGCGCGGCACACCGCCCGCGGACGACGACCCGGAGCCGAGCGGACCGAGCCGCACGCCGCCCGCCACCAGGGCCGCGCCCGCCGTCCTGTGGTCCCGGGGCGACACCGGCCGTGACGTCCGCGAGCTCCAGGCCCGGCTGCGCCAGGTCGCCTGGCTCTTCGACGGTCCGACCGGGACGTACGACGACCTCACGGAGCGGGCGGTCAGGGGTTTCCAGGGCAAGCGCGGGCTGCCGCGGACGGGGCGGACGGACACCGTCACCTGGCAGCGGCTGCTGAGGATGACCCAGGAGCCCGGCCGGTGGGACCTGTATCTGATGGGCGGGCAGCCGGCCGACGATCCGGACCCGCGCTGTCTGACCGGCCGGGCGCTGTGCATCAGCAAGACCAGCCGCACCCTGCGCTGGATGATCGACGGGCGGACCGTCACCACCGTGCCGGTCCGCTTCGGCTCGCAGTACACGCCCACCCGCGAGGGTGTGTTCAGCGTCTACTGGAAGTCCCGCCACCATGTGTCGACGCTCTACGACTCGCCGATGCCGTACGCCCTGTTCTTCAGCGGCGGCCAGGCCGTGCACTACTCGTCCGACTTCGCGGCCCGCGGTTACGCCGGCGCCTCGCACGGCTGTGTCAACGTCCGGGACGAGGCGGCGATCGCGGATCTGTTCGCGCAGGTGAGGAACGGCGACAAGGTCGTCGTCCACTGGTGA
- a CDS encoding class I SAM-dependent methyltransferase, which yields MATAHPTDRLPGELSDVPGWFPPLDQVLFTWLLDRQEAGGFRGDLLELGVYLGKSAILLGRHRQDGEHFTVCDLFGGEAPDGANRAETAKSYSSLTRQAFERNYLSFHPELPRVIEAPTSVISGEVAPKTCRFVHIDASHLYEHVHDDIGAAHEILLPDGIVVLDDFRSEHTPGVSVATWEAVLNRGLRPICLSTQKLYGTWGDPEAVQEELLEMLRGRSDVGLSVQHAAGHRLVRARSKGMREPEFPRSRHYVATAPEPVATSVSAPVPKRRRSPVRRVAVDLLPPVVTRAVRKGLRGRG from the coding sequence ATGGCGACTGCACACCCCACTGACAGGCTGCCCGGCGAACTCTCGGACGTCCCGGGCTGGTTCCCCCCGCTCGACCAGGTGCTGTTCACCTGGCTCCTCGACCGGCAGGAGGCCGGCGGCTTCCGCGGCGACCTGCTGGAACTCGGCGTATACCTCGGCAAGAGCGCGATCCTCCTCGGCCGGCACCGGCAGGACGGCGAACACTTCACCGTCTGCGACCTGTTCGGCGGCGAGGCACCGGACGGCGCCAACCGCGCCGAGACCGCGAAGTCCTACTCCTCCCTCACCCGCCAGGCCTTCGAACGCAACTACCTCTCCTTCCACCCCGAACTGCCGCGCGTGATCGAGGCGCCGACCTCCGTGATCTCCGGCGAGGTGGCCCCGAAGACCTGCCGCTTCGTCCACATCGACGCCTCGCACCTGTACGAGCACGTCCACGACGACATCGGCGCGGCCCACGAGATCCTGCTCCCCGACGGCATCGTCGTCCTCGACGACTTCCGCTCCGAGCACACCCCCGGCGTCTCGGTCGCCACGTGGGAGGCGGTGCTGAACCGCGGGCTGCGGCCGATCTGCCTCAGCACGCAGAAGCTGTACGGCACGTGGGGGGATCCCGAGGCCGTGCAGGAAGAACTGCTGGAGATGCTCCGCGGCCGGTCGGACGTCGGGCTGAGCGTGCAGCACGCGGCGGGGCACCGGCTGGTGCGGGCGCGGTCGAAGGGGATGCGGGAGCCGGAGTTTCCGCGGTCGCGGCATTACGTTGCCACTGCGCCTGAGCCGGTTGCTACGTCGGTTTCCGCCCCGGTGCCCAAGCGGCGGCGGTCGCCTGTGCGGCGGGTCGCTGTGGATCTGCTGCCGCCTGTTGTTACGCGGGCGGTGCGGAAGGGGTTGAGGGGGCGCGGCTAA
- a CDS encoding glycosyltransferase family 29 protein, giving the protein MTTVQKRRARARGGELDECLRACAAHSGKVVGSVDRRRVELGEQLRRLLVVWGTTGATAPAPAPAGGATALLKRAVKGAATPAPGIPAELLDALLAVANKALECGYDDELNLALVISDTVLAQRRNSRAGWRLRARLLETLGEDGEALEAYERYLALTDDDGFGVRARVDGLRTAARTERELYALLGRQCPRAREFTGAPATEVWAEGLAAHAVGDWTAAEPRLVGALLTLAAESAPVQDRQELLSQYLDLRLTRETDLPALTEAVALYAEQRRNRMRGPVTDPTVGGVQWITLGEFRNQIAGKSICLIANSGRVGASSMGSRIDDYDLVVRFNSYRIDPKHTGGRTDIHVTIHKHGFNWDQRVTTRLVFGGVSGDWKYSLRNRLVPGAQTYLGDESLRWPVRNIGKVSTDVWSGIPTSGFNMLWLLDFLDVSPTLDLIGFDFYESGAYRVPEAMKLAITSVHEYTSEKEWVMQRAQSVTDMRISLR; this is encoded by the coding sequence ATGACGACAGTCCAGAAGAGGCGTGCACGTGCGCGTGGAGGGGAGCTGGACGAATGCCTGCGCGCCTGCGCGGCGCACAGCGGCAAGGTCGTGGGCAGCGTCGACCGCCGCCGGGTCGAACTCGGTGAACAGCTGCGCAGGCTGCTGGTCGTCTGGGGGACGACCGGCGCCACCGCTCCCGCGCCCGCCCCGGCCGGCGGCGCCACCGCGCTGCTCAAGCGGGCCGTCAAGGGCGCCGCGACCCCGGCCCCCGGCATCCCGGCCGAGCTGCTGGACGCCCTGCTCGCCGTCGCCAACAAGGCCCTGGAGTGCGGCTACGACGACGAGCTGAACCTCGCCCTGGTCATCAGCGACACCGTCCTCGCCCAGCGCAGGAACTCCCGCGCCGGCTGGCGGCTGCGCGCCCGCCTCCTGGAGACCCTCGGCGAGGACGGCGAGGCCCTGGAGGCGTACGAGCGCTACCTCGCCCTCACCGACGACGACGGTTTCGGCGTCCGCGCCCGCGTCGACGGCCTGCGCACCGCGGCGCGGACGGAGCGCGAGCTGTACGCACTGCTCGGGCGGCAGTGCCCGCGCGCCCGGGAGTTCACCGGCGCCCCGGCCACCGAGGTGTGGGCCGAGGGCCTGGCCGCGCACGCCGTCGGCGACTGGACCGCCGCCGAGCCCCGGCTCGTGGGAGCGCTCCTCACCCTGGCCGCCGAGAGCGCCCCGGTGCAGGACCGGCAGGAACTGCTCAGCCAGTACCTCGACCTGCGCCTCACCCGGGAGACCGACCTGCCCGCGCTCACCGAGGCCGTCGCCCTCTACGCCGAGCAGCGCCGCAACCGCATGCGCGGCCCCGTCACCGACCCCACCGTCGGCGGCGTGCAGTGGATCACCCTCGGTGAGTTCCGCAACCAGATCGCCGGCAAGTCGATCTGCCTGATCGCCAACTCCGGGCGGGTCGGCGCCAGTTCGATGGGCTCGCGGATCGACGACTACGACCTCGTCGTGCGCTTCAACTCCTACCGGATCGACCCGAAGCACACCGGTGGCCGCACCGACATCCACGTCACCATCCACAAGCACGGCTTCAACTGGGACCAGCGCGTCACCACCCGGCTGGTGTTCGGCGGGGTCTCCGGCGACTGGAAGTACTCGCTGCGCAACCGCCTGGTGCCCGGCGCCCAGACCTACCTCGGCGACGAGTCGCTGCGCTGGCCCGTCCGCAACATCGGCAAGGTCTCCACCGACGTCTGGTCGGGCATCCCGACCTCCGGCTTCAACATGCTCTGGCTGTTGGACTTCCTGGACGTCAGCCCCACCCTCGACCTGATCGGCTTCGACTTCTACGAGAGCGGCGCCTACCGGGTGCCCGAGGCGATGAAGCTGGCCATCACGTCCGTGCACGAGTACACCAGCGAGAAGGAGTGGGTCATGCAGCGGGCCCAGAGCGTGACCGACATGAGGATCTCCCTGCGATGA
- a CDS encoding acyl-CoA mutase large subunit family protein: MTRESESGLPIEPVYGPEALEDWDPAEKLGEPGAYPYTRGVYPSMYTGRPWTMRQYAGFGTAAESNARYQQLIANGTMGLSVAFDLPTQMGHDSDAPLAHGEVGKVGVAIDSIDDMRVLFGGIPLDKVSTSMTINAPAALLLLLYQLVAEEQGVGADRLTGTIQNDVLKEYIARGTYIFPPKPSLRLIADIFRYCKAEIPKWNTISISGYHMAEAGASPAQEIAFTLADGIEYVRTAVAAGMDVDDFAPRLSFFFVARTTILEEVAKFRAARRIWARVMKEEFGAENPKSLMLRFHTQTAGVQLTAQQPEVNLVRVAVQGLAAVLGGTQSLHTNSFDEAIALPTDKAARLALRTQQVLAHETDVTATVDPFAGSYVVERMTDDVEAAALDLMRKVEDLGGAVAAIEHGFQKGEIERSAYRIAQETDAGERVVVGVNRFQLDEEEPYEPLRVDPAIEAQQVERLVRLRAERDQAAVDSALGALRKAAEGEDNVLYPMKDALRARATVGEVCNALRGVWGTYVPSDAF; encoded by the coding sequence ATGACGCGTGAGTCGGAGTCCGGACTGCCCATCGAACCCGTCTACGGCCCCGAGGCCCTGGAAGACTGGGACCCCGCCGAGAAACTCGGCGAGCCCGGGGCCTACCCCTACACCCGCGGTGTCTACCCGTCGATGTACACCGGCCGCCCCTGGACCATGCGCCAGTACGCCGGTTTCGGTACGGCCGCGGAGTCCAACGCCCGCTACCAGCAGCTCATCGCCAACGGCACGATGGGCCTGTCGGTCGCCTTCGACCTGCCCACCCAGATGGGCCACGACTCCGACGCGCCCCTCGCGCACGGCGAGGTCGGCAAGGTGGGCGTCGCCATCGACTCGATCGACGACATGCGCGTGCTGTTCGGCGGGATCCCGCTGGACAAGGTGTCGACGTCGATGACGATCAACGCGCCGGCCGCGCTGCTGCTGCTCCTCTACCAACTGGTGGCGGAGGAGCAGGGCGTCGGCGCGGACCGGCTGACCGGCACCATCCAGAACGACGTGCTGAAGGAGTACATCGCGCGGGGCACGTACATCTTCCCGCCCAAGCCCTCGCTCCGGCTGATCGCCGACATCTTCCGGTACTGCAAGGCCGAGATCCCGAAGTGGAACACCATCTCGATCTCCGGCTACCACATGGCCGAGGCGGGCGCCTCGCCCGCGCAGGAGATCGCGTTCACGCTGGCCGACGGCATCGAGTACGTCCGCACGGCGGTCGCGGCCGGCATGGACGTCGACGACTTCGCTCCCCGGCTGTCCTTCTTCTTCGTCGCCCGTACGACGATCCTGGAGGAGGTCGCCAAGTTCCGGGCCGCCCGCCGGATCTGGGCGCGGGTGATGAAGGAGGAGTTCGGCGCCGAGAACCCCAAGTCGCTGATGCTGCGCTTCCACACCCAGACCGCGGGGGTGCAGCTGACGGCCCAGCAGCCCGAGGTGAACCTGGTGCGCGTCGCCGTCCAGGGGCTCGCGGCGGTGCTCGGCGGCACCCAGTCCCTGCACACCAACTCCTTCGACGAGGCGATCGCGCTGCCCACCGACAAGGCGGCGCGGCTGGCTCTGCGTACCCAGCAGGTGCTCGCCCACGAGACCGATGTGACCGCGACGGTCGATCCCTTCGCCGGGTCGTACGTCGTCGAGAGGATGACCGACGACGTGGAGGCGGCCGCGCTGGACCTCATGCGGAAGGTCGAGGACCTCGGTGGGGCGGTCGCCGCGATCGAGCACGGGTTCCAGAAGGGCGAGATCGAGCGCAGCGCGTATCGGATCGCTCAGGAGACCGACGCCGGCGAGCGGGTCGTGGTCGGCGTCAACCGGTTCCAGCTCGACGAGGAGGAGCCGTACGAGCCGCTCCGGGTCGATCCCGCGATCGAGGCGCAGCAGGTGGAGCGGCTCGTGAGGTTGCGGGCGGAGCGGGACCAGGCGGCGGTGGATTCGGCGCTGGGCGCTCTGCGGAAGGCGGCGGAGGGGGAGGACAACGTGCTGTATCCGATGAAGGACGCGTTGCGGGCCCGGGCGACGGTGGGGGAGGTGTGCAATGCGCTGCGCGGGGTGTGGGGGACGTATGTTCCGTCGGACGCGTTCTGA
- a CDS encoding TetR/AcrR family transcriptional regulator, giving the protein MTTERRTPLDRTRVADTALKLLNEVGLDGLTLRAIAKELDVKAPALYWHFKDKQALLDEMATEMFRRMVAGTPLDPDDTWQERLLKSNRGLRAALLGYRDGAKVFSGSRFTGLVHVEQMEDGLRLLTAAGFTLPQAVRATSTTYLYTLGFVTEEQGVEPLPGERREGYDLTERTRLMADFPLSAAAGTEIFQNYDEHFEEGLELVLAGIEKRYVSAPSGARGTARPATTNPRTTT; this is encoded by the coding sequence GTGACTACGGAACGCCGGACGCCCCTGGACCGCACACGGGTCGCGGACACCGCGCTGAAGCTCCTGAACGAGGTCGGCCTGGACGGCCTGACCCTGCGTGCCATCGCCAAGGAGCTGGACGTCAAGGCGCCCGCCCTGTACTGGCACTTCAAGGACAAGCAGGCGCTGCTCGACGAGATGGCGACCGAGATGTTCCGCCGCATGGTCGCCGGGACACCGCTCGACCCGGACGACACCTGGCAAGAACGGCTGCTGAAGTCCAACCGCGGACTGCGCGCGGCACTGCTCGGCTACCGCGACGGCGCGAAGGTCTTCAGCGGGTCACGGTTCACCGGGCTGGTGCACGTGGAGCAGATGGAGGACGGCCTGCGCCTCCTCACGGCCGCCGGGTTCACCCTCCCCCAGGCGGTCCGCGCGACCTCCACGACATACCTCTACACCCTCGGTTTCGTCACCGAGGAACAGGGCGTCGAACCCCTCCCCGGCGAGCGCCGCGAGGGGTACGACCTGACCGAACGCACCCGCCTGATGGCCGACTTCCCCCTGTCGGCCGCGGCGGGCACGGAAATCTTCCAGAACTACGACGAACACTTCGAGGAGGGCCTGGAGCTGGTGCTCGCAGGAATCGAGAAACGGTACGTCAGCGCCCCTTCAGGGGCGCGGGGAACTGCGCGACCAGCCACGACGAACCCGCGGACAACCACTTAG
- a CDS encoding RNA polymerase sigma factor: protein MLGDDAELTTAVLAAQDGDETAFRTVYRAVHPRLLGYVRTLVGDPDAEDVTSETWLQIARDLERFSGDADRFRGWAARIARNRALDHIRMRGRRPAIGGDETELTGKPAESDTAGEAMESMATDSTLSLIARLPQDQAEAVVLRVVVGLDAKTAAETLGKRPGAVRTAAHRGLKRLAELLDGDPDAAGVLDALPPQREPRADAVTSAGVTHMRARTQKDM from the coding sequence GTGCTGGGGGACGACGCGGAGCTGACGACCGCGGTGCTTGCGGCACAGGACGGGGACGAGACCGCGTTCCGGACTGTGTACCGCGCCGTGCACCCACGGCTGCTCGGGTACGTCCGGACACTGGTCGGCGACCCGGACGCCGAGGACGTCACGTCCGAGACCTGGCTCCAGATAGCGCGTGACCTGGAGAGGTTCAGCGGGGACGCGGACCGCTTCCGCGGCTGGGCCGCCCGGATAGCCCGCAATCGCGCACTGGACCACATACGCATGCGCGGCCGCCGCCCGGCCATCGGCGGTGACGAGACGGAGCTGACCGGCAAGCCCGCCGAGTCCGACACCGCGGGCGAGGCGATGGAGTCGATGGCCACCGACAGCACGCTCTCCCTCATCGCCCGGCTGCCGCAGGACCAGGCCGAGGCCGTCGTCCTGCGCGTGGTCGTCGGCCTCGACGCGAAGACCGCCGCCGAGACGCTCGGCAAGCGCCCGGGCGCCGTCCGGACGGCCGCGCACCGTGGTCTGAAACGGCTCGCCGAGCTGCTCGACGGCGATCCGGACGCGGCCGGTGTGCTCGACGCGCTGCCGCCGCAGCGAGAACCGCGCGCCGACGCGGTGACGTCCGCAGGTGTGACGCATATGCGCGCACGGACGCAGAAGGACATGTGA
- a CDS encoding FAD-dependent oxidoreductase, producing MDTDVLVVGAGPSGLALGIDLARRGMDALVVEKGDGLFPGSRGKGIQPRTMEVFDDLGVLAAIRAVGGGYPVGMIWQDGERAGEHRMFDAAEVTDDSPYNEPWMVPQWRTQEVLFARLEELGGKVAFGREATGLTQDAEGVTVGFATGPDLRARYLVAADGGRSTVRRALGIALTGETVDPNPTLVADVRITGLDRDNWHLFPPSADTDGFLAICPLAGTEDFQVMARFPEGTAVDLSLDGIREVVAARSLDGIREVVAARSHLAAQAVTQVRWASDFRPRAALADRFRHGRVFLAGDAAHIHSPAGGQGLNTSVQDAYNLGWKLGAVLRGGADPALLDTYEEERRPVASAVLGLSTSVHRGETRRGDATRQLGLGYRDSSLTEETRPQPGPIRAGDRAPDGTLGGLRLFDAFRGPHWTLLAIGVEPSEPATSVHVVTGEEQPTYGRGLFLIRPDGYVGWAGETPVGLPQYTARVGA from the coding sequence ATGGACACCGACGTACTGGTCGTCGGCGCGGGGCCGAGCGGGCTCGCGCTCGGTATCGACCTGGCCCGGCGCGGGATGGACGCGCTGGTGGTGGAGAAGGGCGACGGGCTGTTCCCGGGCTCGCGCGGCAAGGGGATCCAGCCGCGCACGATGGAGGTCTTCGACGACCTGGGCGTCCTGGCGGCGATCCGCGCGGTCGGCGGCGGCTATCCGGTCGGGATGATCTGGCAGGACGGCGAACGGGCCGGTGAGCACCGGATGTTCGACGCCGCCGAGGTCACCGACGACTCCCCCTACAACGAGCCCTGGATGGTGCCGCAGTGGCGCACCCAGGAGGTGCTGTTCGCACGGCTGGAGGAACTGGGCGGCAAGGTGGCCTTCGGGCGGGAGGCTACCGGGCTCACGCAGGACGCCGAGGGCGTGACGGTGGGCTTCGCGACCGGCCCGGACCTCCGCGCCCGCTACCTGGTCGCCGCCGACGGCGGCCGCTCGACCGTCCGCCGCGCCCTCGGCATCGCCCTGACCGGCGAGACGGTGGACCCGAACCCGACCCTCGTCGCGGACGTCCGGATCACCGGCCTCGACCGCGACAACTGGCACCTCTTCCCGCCCAGCGCGGACACCGACGGCTTCCTCGCGATCTGCCCCCTGGCCGGTACGGAGGACTTCCAGGTCATGGCCCGGTTCCCGGAGGGCACGGCGGTCGACCTCTCGCTCGACGGCATCCGCGAGGTCGTCGCCGCCCGCTCCCTCGACGGCATCCGCGAGGTCGTCGCCGCCCGCTCCCACCTCGCCGCGCAGGCCGTCACGCAGGTGCGCTGGGCCTCCGACTTCCGCCCGCGAGCGGCCCTCGCCGACCGGTTCCGGCACGGCCGGGTCTTCCTCGCGGGCGACGCCGCCCACATCCACTCCCCCGCGGGCGGCCAGGGCCTCAACACCAGCGTCCAGGACGCCTACAACCTGGGCTGGAAGCTCGGTGCGGTCCTGCGGGGCGGGGCGGACCCGGCCCTGCTCGACACCTACGAGGAGGAGCGCCGCCCCGTCGCCTCCGCCGTGCTCGGCCTCTCCACCAGCGTCCACCGGGGCGAGACCCGCCGCGGCGACGCGACCCGCCAACTCGGCCTCGGCTACCGGGACTCGTCCCTCACGGAGGAGACCCGGCCTCAACCGGGACCCATCCGGGCCGGCGACCGCGCCCCCGACGGCACGCTGGGCGGCCTACGCCTGTTCGACGCGTTCCGGGGCCCGCACTGGACGCTGCTCGCGATAGGGGTGGAGCCCTCGGAACCAGCCACGTCGGTCCATGTGGTCACCGGTGAGGAGCAACCGACGTACGGAAGGGGCCTGTTCCTGATCCGCCCGGACGGCTACGTCGGCTGGGCCGGCGAAACCCCGGTCGGTCTGCCGCAGTACACGGCACGAGTAGGTGCCTGA
- a CDS encoding acyltransferase family protein translates to MTVRPVPDAPLDATEPRRPERTTPRPEPRLRALDGLRLVAALMVAAYHYGGRGGEITHAWGSSPEKQFPTLHNYFAYGCLGVQIFFVISGFVICMSGWGRPLKSFFASRASRLLPAYWAAVLLVTAVFALPMVTYKALSPSDTLVNLTMLQYPLGVDRVLGVCWTLWAEVRFYALFALCVVLPGATRRRVILFCAGWTLAAAITQGARQPLLDIVFMPEYAPFFIGGVGLYLVHRDRKDVYGWGIVAVSFLIGQHYAVKELWNAADPNAFAHRTSFGIALVVALGFVAVAAIALGWLNWANWRWLTVAGALTYPFYLVHEHLGWVVVRALHIGLGLPSAETFALTVLSMLVLAWLLNRYVEKPLTPRLRAALAKMR, encoded by the coding sequence ATGACCGTCCGACCGGTGCCCGACGCGCCCCTGGACGCGACCGAGCCCCGCCGGCCGGAACGCACGACCCCTCGTCCGGAACCCCGCCTGCGCGCCCTGGACGGCCTGCGCCTGGTCGCCGCGCTGATGGTGGCCGCCTACCACTACGGCGGCCGCGGCGGCGAGATCACCCATGCCTGGGGAAGCTCCCCGGAGAAGCAGTTCCCGACGCTGCACAACTATTTCGCCTACGGCTGTCTCGGCGTCCAGATCTTCTTCGTGATCAGCGGATTCGTGATCTGCATGAGCGGCTGGGGCAGACCGCTGAAGTCGTTCTTCGCCTCCCGCGCCTCCCGGCTGCTGCCCGCCTACTGGGCGGCCGTTCTGCTGGTGACGGCCGTGTTCGCGCTGCCGATGGTCACCTACAAGGCCCTCTCCCCGAGCGACACCCTCGTCAACCTGACGATGCTCCAGTACCCGCTGGGCGTGGACCGCGTCCTCGGCGTGTGCTGGACGCTGTGGGCGGAGGTCCGCTTCTACGCCCTGTTCGCGCTGTGCGTGGTCCTGCCCGGCGCCACCCGCCGCCGCGTGATCCTGTTCTGCGCGGGCTGGACCCTGGCTGCGGCGATCACCCAGGGCGCGCGGCAGCCGCTGCTGGACATCGTCTTCATGCCGGAGTACGCCCCCTTCTTCATCGGCGGGGTCGGCCTCTACCTCGTCCACCGCGACCGCAAGGACGTCTACGGCTGGGGCATCGTGGCCGTCAGCTTCCTGATCGGGCAGCACTACGCGGTCAAGGAGCTGTGGAACGCCGCCGACCCGAACGCCTTCGCCCACCGCACCTCGTTCGGCATCGCCCTCGTCGTCGCCCTCGGCTTCGTCGCGGTCGCGGCGATCGCGCTGGGCTGGCTGAACTGGGCCAACTGGCGCTGGCTGACGGTCGCCGGAGCGCTGACGTACCCGTTCTACCTGGTCCACGAGCACCTCGGCTGGGTCGTCGTGCGCGCCCTGCACATCGGCCTGGGCCTGCCGTCCGCGGAGACCTTCGCCCTCACCGTCCTGTCGATGCTGGTCCTCGCCTGGCTGCTGAACCGGTACGTCGAGAAGCCGCTGACCCCACGACTGCGGGCGGCACTGGCGAAGATGCGATGA